The following nucleotide sequence is from Takifugu flavidus isolate HTHZ2018 chromosome 4, ASM371156v2, whole genome shotgun sequence.
AAAAGGGGTTTATTCTTTTTAGAAGGGATTTTACAGAATAAAAGCACATATAATGCACATGGTGttgatgtgggtgtgtgtgtgtgcgtgcgtgcgtgcatgtgtgtgtgtgtgtgtgtgtgtgtcagagggatTGCCCCATCACTGGATACACTGTTCAACTTTTCCTCAGTGACAAGCAGCAGCACATTGCGAGACAGCTGAGCCGGGGGCAGGGGGGTGTTGGTTGCTGGGGGCGAttgggtggtgctggtgggttgGGGGATTGTTAACCCCCCACCTCACCCCAGGTTAGCCTCCAGATCATCACTGACCCGCAGGTCTGTCATCCGAGCACAACGGGGAAACCTCAGACCCGTAAGAAGAGAATAACATAACAACATCGATTAGACGGATAAACAAGGACGGCACCATACCGTCATACTGACCTCTTAATACGACCTTCATCCATAACCATAGCCATAGCCATAGCCATAGCCATAACCATAGCCATAGCTATAGCCATAGCCATAGCCATAGCCATAGCCATAGCCATAGCCATAGCCAAAGCCATAGCCATAGCCATAGCCATAGCCATAGCCATAGCCATAACCATAGCCATAGCCATAGCCATAGCCATAGCCATAACCATAGCCATAACCATAGCCATAGCCATAGCCATAGCCATAGCAACATACCAGAACATGTCTGAAATCAGCAtaagaggggaggaaaatcAATAAAcgatagacagacagagagacagagagacagagagacagacagacagacagacagacagatagatagatagatagatagatagatagatagatagatagatagatatagatagatagatagatagatagatagatagatagatagatagatagatagatagatagatagacagatagacagacagacagacatgaatGAGTGCAATTGGAGCCTGGCACTATTTCTGTTGAGTAATGAAGCTTACATAAGCTCCGTTTGACTGATGTCTGAAGGTGATGTGACGCTActacagcccccccacccccccaatcaCACAGAGAATACCCccattcatttcttttcagaATGAAGTGCCCCCACCTGTGTTTTCACAGGGCCCCGGAGGCCTGGAGAAAGCTTTCCAAGCCAGGGAGGGGAACAGTAGTTCTGTAGCCCAGCCGCGCTCCTGCACTCTGGGGTTTTTATCGGGGAGTAATCCCCTACAACAAACAGAATGGCcggcatgtgcatgtgcagctgTCGCAGTCTTAGTGCAAGTGGTGTCATGTTAAATCACAGGAATGGGCTGAAACCCCGAACCATCCGCTGCCCTTCCCCTCGCTGGCACGCCGCTCGCTGCCAGGCTACAGCGGACAAACAACCCCGCTCATGCCGACGCACATAACCCACTTCCCACTAACACACTTTGGCGCGCATGGCAGCCGCAGGAGTTGTTTACTGTAAATATCTTTTGCTCCTCTGCAACACAGCCTGGATTGCTGTCATGCAAGCGATCCACCATCAGCAGGgatccaccaccagcagaactgATCCAAgaggttctcctctctggatccTGTGACCAGTGTTGTGAGACCCGAGTGGACGTCCACGTGGAAACTATGTTCCAACTCCGGACATCAATAACTTTTCAAAGTCACCTTTCGTATCTGGAAGGATGAATTTAAAGCTCCGACTTTGTCGCGGCCTGTTTCACCCTCTTTGTTCCACTTGGAAAGCCGTtcattcctttttcttttctttttttttaaccacattcagatctttgtttttgtccagCTCCTCTGACCTTCTCGCATTTCATCGGGGCGGACAAATTTAGCAGCCTTGTTTCTGGAGTGACCAAATATTCAGACACAACAGAGagaaaggggtgtgtgtgtgtgtgtgtgtgtgtgtgtgtgtgtgtgtgtgtgtgtgtgtgtgtgtgaatgtggaaAAAATGAGATTCCTGACAGAGATACAGGTGACGTTCATTCATCAGTTCCAGCCGGCCAGAGGAATAACGCTGATAAACGGGCTGAGGCCTGACGTCCCGGGTGTGTCACAGAAATATCACACAAGTATTTGTTGACTCGCTGAAACACAGGATGAGGCGAACGGCTGAATCAGCAATAAAATTAGAAATTCCGACCAAAATAAAGGAGCAAAAGTTCACCGCCGAGCTTCCGCCCTAACTATTTTCCCTCCAGGAAGTGTTACATACGCCACAGGGGATAGAGAGAGAATGTGTTAAGTTATTCCGGGGCTTTGGGATGGAGGCATtgtcgccatggaaacatgtAGATCCCCTACCACTCCCTGACTGTGCCATTCTAGAGCTGCCAGGCTTCCAGGGCCGTGTCGCCGGGGGTGTCGAGCATTGCTTTGACTTTACGCCGCGATGATGCAGACAGAGAAGTATGCCGTTTGTGATTTAGGGGCGAACTCTTTTAGTGTTTGTTACAAACGGGGAGAAAACCGAGCAGACCAACAGGCCGAGGCGAGGAACTGGGTCCAGGCTCGAGGATCTGCTCTGATCCATAGTTGGAACATCCATAAATGccagaaaacagagaaaatatgaACAGAAACCATCCCGGGGAGCAGCTATGTGCCGGGTTTGCCCTCTTGACCTTGAGGTCGTCACAGCAAACGTTAGCATTTTGTAGCAGTCGGGCCCAAATGGTTTGATTTACCGCCACTGAAACTAAAACCCATTAAAAGTATTATATAGGTAATATGTACCAGCACGTTGTGGCCTCGTGTTTCTAATGCGGTGCGTTTTCATTAGTCGGCTCTAAACGCCCGCGCGGCTGCTAAAGTGCTCCTATTAAATGGAGGCATCTGCGGGCGGTGATGGGGGTAAGCTTTAAGAGGAAACTCATTAGGGAATATTCCCCACTGAGTCGTTTTGACTGAAACGACACCCGGGGGTACCGCGGCTGCACTGGCCCCGCATCTGCAGCGTACTGGGAAGTCTGGGCGGCCGCTACAAACAAGCAGAGTAATGAGTAAGCAGAAGAGCTGCCGCCCAGCCAAGAAGAGGGCGCACGACAGCTGGCCTGTCACACAATGACTTATTcttcagtgcacacacacacacacacacggagtcaAATCATACAACCGACTCGtgtcgtttaacttttattcaaacaaataaaaacacagatctGTAATAGCTGTACTGTGGTTGAGTACACCTCACCTCCTGTCACCAATAGCAACAGATAAATTCAACCTTTAATGATATTAACAGCATAATAGAGTCATTTTGATGAGGTCTGGctttagggggggggggttgggggtcaCAATGATTACTGATGAATACCACAGGCTACATTGATCTTGTATATTATTGATATATCACAGCGGCCCTATGACAGGAAGCATGCCCCTACATATGCTATGttactgctgcagcttctgtggACTCCAGACAGTATAGATTTCCCCCCACCTGCTGGCAGAAAGGCTGAGTACAGTAAAGAGTCAGGAGGGTCAGGATTTAAATGCTCATTTCAATGTGTGCACAATTTACAACCGGTGGACCGTCTAAATAATATCTATaataaatttaaatattaaCATATATGGCAGCGTATTCAACAAGGTCAGCTCTATTTAAGTACTCTAGCATTGCCCACCGCTCAAGTAACATCCTGTTTATGGAGAACTTGGAGTAAAAATCATTTTACCCATGGACACAAAAAGAGGTTtcttaaataaattaatttcaaGATATACACATTTGTAATGTTGGTGAATTCTGAACACAAATTGAACTAGAAAGCAAAAGCTACTGCGCAGTGAATCACCACGTATGCAACAGTAATCATATTTAACACAAGAAAACGTTTAGTCTATAAAAACTATGATTATTAAGAGAAACAACTTAAGTAGCCGCATCTGTACTTCCCATTGCATTCACATTTTTGGAGGTTtagcttttgtttttccttctagCTCATCTTCATAAATCAATCATCATTCTCTGAAAAACACCaatgaaggaggaaaaaaggggtgAAGACAGAACAAAGCAGGCTGGACATTTATTGGATGTTTGTTTCTGTAGGTACATACCTGAACTGGGGCTTCCAAACCTTAGTAGCGAGGCCTAAAGTGAATCTACCAGTCAAAACCAACTCCAAACTGGGCTAAGGCGAGGTCTCTTAAATGGCACGTTGAGGAAAAGCAAAGccttgggtgtgtgtgtgtgtggggggggaggggggggagtcTTCATCAAATCTCGTAATTTACGTAACCTGCAACCACCAGttcttcaaataaataaataaatatcaatgcGACTGTATCCCTTTTTGGAAACCTAACTTCCGAGGCAGTGTGATGCAAAATAAGTCATGCAGCAAAGAGCGAGCTCCACCGAGTGTCTGCGCACGTTTAAGGTGCACGTTGTCTGTGTACACAAGGGCATGTGTACCAAAGTGCATGCAACTGTAAGGTCGAAACATGTGATCGCTGAAGTTCtaaagactgactgactgagtgagGGTGTGCGTGTGCACTTTTTAAAGGATGAATATCTTAATAACATTCTGAATGATCTTCCCGCATCCTGGACAAGGAGCGTGGAACTTGTGCAGCCTCCTCGCGCAAGGAaagcaggtgagcaggtgagcCGTACGTCCGTGGATGATGTTCCCATTCCTTGGTCGCACACGGCAGAGCTTGCAGGGCTCCAGCAGGGCCTCGGGCCTGACCTCTTCCACTTCCATGCCCAGACTTTCCTGACTATCCCCTTCGGAGAGCGGCTCATCTTTGTGGAAGCTGGAAGACCAGGGAGCTTTGCCCTTTCCTGACAGCGCGGGGGGCAACGGTCGATCGGCTGTGGAGTGAGAGGGCAAGATGATGGGGTCAGACACGGTCCTGGTGCAGTCTGGGACGTCGATGCCGGCATCGCTGTCGTCCTCGTCATCCTGGGCGGTGAGAGAACTGCACGCCGGGATGTCGGGAACAGAGAGGGAATGGGCGAGCCGAGGGACGTCTTTGTACCAGTTCTTCCGAAGAGCCCAGCAGCGAACGCAGTACCTCTGGAGAGGTGTGTTGTACTTCCTGCACTCCGTACACTGCCATGCATCCTTGGAGGTGGGAAGCGGCGCAAAGTCAAGTGCAGAAGCGGAATCGGACAAATAGAGAGAGAAATAAGGGACACAAACCTGTGTGGAGATCTCTATGTCGGTGTCATCGCTCAGACACTGCGAGTCCTCATCAGGCTCCTCCTGCATCTTAAATAATATGTAAAACAATCAAGACGGGCAGCTCGAGGCTCTGTAACCACATTACTCCAGGCCTGAAGGTCTCTGGTTTATCTGCACACACCTCTCGATCccctttctcttccttcccTGCTCTGTCGTCCTCCTCAGAACAAGCCTCTCCTTCGCCTCCACGCCCTTCTTCCAGGGCagcttctttcatctccacGCTTACCTGTTCACTCTCGCCCTCGGTCAGGAACCACAGGTCATCGGTGGTGTCCGACACGATGGCCGTGTCCTCCTCCTGGGCAGGAGACAGCTGACACATCAGTCAGACCACCATTGTTGTGCTTCTGTTTTATGCCACATATAAATGACCCGATGTGCTAACATGAAAAGAACCCTGAACCGTCTGACTGCTCATGAACAGCTTCTAGCATGTGATAGTTCTTACTTGGTTTGTGTGAATGTCAGTGGAACCGTTGCTCTTGCAGCTGTAATTACTCCGGAGATTACCCAGAAACCACCAGGGCAGGCCTGACAGGTCCCACTCATCCAGAGAAACGTCCAGTTTAGGTCGTTTGCAGGCTGATCGTGGCAGGCCTTCAAGAGAGTCTGGAGAGACGTTGAAGAGTTAAAACCAGCCATCAGGCATTTTACTTGAAATGTGGAGTTTAAAACCGAACGTTTACCTTCATCTGGCTCCCGCGGTCGTCTCTGAGAGGGGGTCTGCAGGAGAGACCCGTCAATGATAGTCTGTCCTGCTTTGACCACACCTCTACACATCTAGAGAAGGGGAAAGGGCAGAAATTAGACTACACATCGATGACCGAGCACTTGGAGGACCCACAGCTCCTCTTCAAATTGACCTCTAGGCACTGGGAGGTGGTACAGGGAACAGGGGGCTGGGCAAATTGGGTAAGGACCAGTGGGAAGGAGACAATCTGACAACATAAGCATGTGAAGATGATGACaataaaagagacagaaaaactaCTGAACCAGAGAGCCAGTGTCCAAATTAAACAGACAGGAAGAATGGGAGCACGTAGCACGAGTCACGCGGTGAGTGATGACTTATTCTGAGGTGACTTGTGGATTTAAATAGACAGTTATACATGTTAAATAGGTAGACGAAGAAGGACTACATAGAGCTAATGAAATCAGTCCTTAATTATATTCTCcgcacacaaaaagaaaaacagagcagagagaaagatTAAACCTCCCACTGTTTAGGAATTCTGGTAGAATTCTTCAAGAACGGTGACCTCCAAATTTAGGCTTGTGCCTCAACAAATTTGTCCACATGAGCAGCCTGCAGTGGTGGGAAGGAGCGGAAAGGAGGGGTGATGGAAGACAGGGATGGGTGGAACAGGTCGGGGTAACTGAGGGCTGTGTTTGAACAGGAGCTGGGTTCCTTCAGGGCGAAGCAGAGAAGAGACctctgacagacagagaaaaagactCTGCCTCCCCATCCACTGGATGGCGCTGGTGGATCGAAACGCCACCAGACCAAACCACGGATGGAGCTGTACAGAGACGGTGCCACTCTGTACAAATGCACACCAACGGAGACAGCGgacctttcctcccctcctcactaCACACAAGCAGAGAGGCGCTGAATCTGAATCACGTCCCCTCCAAACTCAACTGTTTTGGATTGTTTGGTAACAATTTTGACAAAGATCAAGTCCAGACCGAACCAAAGAGCTCTTTAATCAGCCTTCGCCAGCTCCTCCTAATTCTTTTGGGTTGTGTGTAGTGAAGCAAGCAAGGCTGGGGTCTCTGTTTCTCCTGAGCACCATGCCAAGTTTTACCTGACCACGATCCTCCACTCCGCCCTCTACACATTCACGGCCCACAGAAAGATTCTCTGCAGCGTCTGCATTTCAGATAAGACACagtaacagaaaaaacaaaccctgaccTTTTGCATTTTAGCATTATTTAGTCTCTCAGGGGCTTCTATATGTCATAAAAAATGGTTCCTGCTTCCCAAAAAGATGCATAAACAAAGAATAAAGCGAAGAGGCCACGTATTCCCGAGGAGCTCCTCCTGAAACTTAATTTAAAGGGGCAAATAAAATATCAGTGTCAATGgaaaaagggaagagaaaacaaATTGACAATTGAATTTTCAGttgtattttgaaaaaaaacaaaaaaacaaaaacacaaccagTTTCAAATAAGCAACAAAGACATCATTGCAACAGTGACACTTACCAGCACAGCCGAGCACAACTAAGTACTTCTTCAGCATTTCATACACCGGGCTGGAAAGCAGAATAGACCACTTAAAACGGGATCATTTATAAAGCCAGAAAATCTTAGTCCAGCATGAGTTGCGGAGACCATTTGGGTTGAAGGTTACCTTGGGTTTTTGACAGAAAAgctctccacctccagcagctctccTAAGGGATCATCCTGGCAGTGAACTATGTGTTGCCTCTGTTTATCATACAGTTGCTTTCCCATGATGTACTGACCCAAGTAGTGCATAACCTAAACAGGAGACATCACAAGACCCATGAGGTGGGTTTCTGAACAGGTTTAACAGCATGTATCCTCACATTCTTGACATTTTGCCTGTCAACTTACCTCTTTCAATGTGAATACTTCTTCCTGGGCTCCTGCAACACGCAGAATCTGCAGGAGAGGGGCTTTTGGCTGAACCtgtcacaggagacacagccAGAACCTTACAATAATGTCTATATTAATCGTTGGATATTGCCtgaattgtttttaaaaatctaataGAGGTGTATAGAAAAAATTGTACCTGGCTTCCTTCTCCTGGAAGTGTCCTGCATGAAGAGCTTGATGATGGAGGCTCGGCTGATAGAGAGCTCATAGTAAAAGTCCTCAAACTGGAAGCCAGAATTGTAACACGACAAGGAAATAATGAAATCATCGCATTACATAAAGCTCGCTCGTATTAAACAGTCGAGTGTATTTGGCCTAAACAGGAGAGTGCGCCTGAATAAGATCACATCCGACAGCTAACAACAGTTGCTATTGTTGCTAACCCGCGCAGGGAAGCATATATGCATGTTTCACTTTGAAGATGCTGAACCAAAATGGAAACCTTACCAAAACACTGGCGTGTGAAATGTAACACCTGGGAAACGTTGACTCAGGATGATATTGCCATCGTAGCGACCCCGTGTTAGCTAACACGAAAGCCACGCTAACATTGGCTAACTTAGCTATTTCCAGAGGAATATCTTCGTTAATACCTCATGGGGCCGAATTAACATCACGCAAACGCCGCGGCATCGCTCGTCGTGGACTGTCGCATTATAACTCGACCACTGCAATGTAAATATATTTCAGTAGCTGCTCAACTTTTAAACTATGTGGCTCTGACAGGTAGACAGCGAAGCTAACTGAACTACAGATTCAAACCAACGATCGCGATCGACGTATTCCGGAAACGCAGATACGAAGCGCGCCCCTACTGGTAGAGGGGTGGTACTGCGCTTGCGTGACGCGTATTCATCTTTTGAATTCATAAAAAATGTGTTATTAATCTCTTTAACTTCATGGCTTTTAAAAACCTTTATTATCAATACATCATCAGAAATATCCAATGAACAAATCCAAATAAAGATTATATAAATGGAGTGTTATTCTAGTCAAAATATGCAAAATGGTGATGGTATAGTTATTTAATCCAGATGTACTGTAATCATCTCTGATATTCTAGCAAACAGTAATGAAAACACAATTGAATGAGGCACACAAGCAATTTCTTCTTTCACAGATCTGTAGATACAGTGCAAGGTATATTTTCATTGAGTAGTAAATATGTGGGTTTGTTTGTACAGTTGTGTAAATACAGATGCATCAAGCAAGTTGCTTTCAGATGTCACAAAGTCCACCCATCAGTCCTTGAGAATATGCCTCTATATTAGGCCATCTTATGACAATAGCTTATTTGCTGGGATGTTCCTATTAATTCTGCAGTAATAATGTTCAATACGAAGCCTGCAAACACCAGATTCTTTAGCATCGCATCGCAAATAATATAAATGTATCCAGCCATCATTTATTTTCTACACATCAAATGATGTTAATTAATTGCTTTATGGTACTTAGAATAAAGATCATTTTATATTAGCGTTAACGGGATTTATTTAATCCACAAATTCAGCTTTATTTCTTAGACATTAGATTAACTGGATGATTATGTCTGCATCTAAATTAAGATAATTAAAAAAGGCATATTATTATGCACCCTTCTCTCCCctgtgtaacacacacacacgcaaaaacacacacagacacacacacacaaaacatctgTCTGCATGTCTATTCGGATGTAAAGACAGCGGGAATTTCAAGTAAAGATTTTGGGCTAGGATTGTTTTCATACACGCACGACTGGACTAAGCTTGATTACATCACCTCTAAAGTTATGAAAAGTGCTTTGGCAATAATTCAAGTCTTTCActtccaccacacacacacacagggaggacAAACAGGATGTGGGATGCTGCAACACGTAAAAAGGTACCTTGTATTTTAAATCATGACACTGCTTAATGACCTGTTTAACATTTATTCCAAGAATTCCCAAAGCACTAAAAAGGCTAATATGGACTTTACAAGGTCCCATTTCTTTGCTTGATATGTGGCAAGTTGTTAACATGTAATTCTGACTCATTTTGAAGTGAATTTACAAATAAAACCTCAGCATTAATTATTCTTAAAAAAATGTTACCATATGATCTTTTATTCTAACACTTGTAAAATATATACTTATTATTTTTGGAAGAGGAAGATGGTTGAAGTTATATTTTTACCTAGCCTAAAatttaaccttaaaaccatttTCTATAGTTTTGAATTACAAAGTGGTGCAAAGTGCCTGATTTTAGTGACtgaaataaacagaataaatgttaaaatggctgctgtgcAGAACAGGACTGTATCAAATTACTAGCAAAGAAAGTTGCTGGCGGCAGATATTTCTGAACTCAAAAAACAGATTATCCTTTCCTGTTGGCTGCACATCATATTACAAGGTCACAGCTTGTTTGGGGCTTCCATATCGCTTCAGAATGTCATCAGCCACCAATTGTTCAGGGCAGCATggaagaaaacaagacaaaacagcACATACTCAGACTTCACAAAACTGTGTTTGACAGAATCAAAAAAAGCTCTCCAGACCCCCCCACAACCAGCTTTCTTCTGCTCCAGGCTGAGTttatgcccccctccccaaatcAGAGCTTTGACTTCCTACAGGCAACTCAACTGAAAGAAGGAAGTGGCGTGAGCTGCTGATGAGTCCTccggccactagagggagcgaGAGAAGTACGAAGGCAACGCTAATCACTCTGCGTGCAACATGTGGCAGACAGAGGCTGAATGTTACTAGAATATTATTCTAAAAGGTCCTGTTGGGAGACAAACACCACAAATTAGTTCTGTGATGATCaaactgtttaaataaaaagaaaggaggagatACCTGATCTGAGTCTTCATTGTAGTGcgctttttctgtctctgtgctGTGACTGTCAACGTCATCGACCCCTTCTATTTTGTTCGCCTCCACGTGTTCCCTCATAACAGAGTATCTGTGCACGAGGAACCTggtgaaaacatcaaaaaataTAAGAGTCAGGAACAAAAAGCAGCATACATGTGTACTTAAATGTGGAATAAACTTTGACTCACCGTCCTCCACACACATATTTCTTCACCAGCCAAACGCCCATGACAGCGCTCATTAGCAGGATTGCTATAACAACCGTCACTATGACAGCGGTATTTGGTGAGGACTGGTGGTGaggtgtctggggggggggggaaattgAGTCCACTGCTGTTTAGAAGGTACTGAATTTTCAGGACATGCGGTTTAACAGGGTTGAAGGTCAaattttctgtgtgtgaagaACTGACCAGAGAATCTGTACGAAGGAAGTCACTGATGCAGATCCTGCTCAGGgccgtctccttcctctctggctGGAAACCTCCCTCACACTGGTCGCCAGGAATCTTTCGGTAGCTTTGTCacaaacagaggaggacagacagggtCTGTGCAGTTCAGCAGTGCCTGGTTGTGTTTGGTAAAAATCCTTTTCAGGGCCGAATGAGGGAGCCTCACCCACTGGTCCGTAGCTGCTCCACGGTGCCGTTTAAACAGAACTCCAGAGGACGGcgcttcatctcctcctgctccacacaTTCGGAGCTGTTCTCTGGCCGGTAATATCCAAAATCACTGTAGGACAGAGCGAATCAACATGCTGTGAGATTCACATTTCCCAGTGCTCACTGGGTAAGAGGTGGACCGAGTCTGCCCCACACTCACACCGCGGGCCAGCAGAATGTGGATACAGACACGAGAGAACCATACAAACTCCACAAAGAAAGGCCGGAGTGGAACCTAGAACCTTCTTACTAAGATGCCAAATCCATGATCGCTGCACCACCGCGCCAAAATTCATACCAGTGATAATCATCCAACGTGCACGGACAGGGAGACAGTTTCTTGGTGACAGAATAATCCCTCCCATTCCAGCAGACGGATCCTTTCCTCAGCCTTAAGAAGGTCTCTTTGTAGCCTAGCACACATCCATCACCGGGTCCAGTAGATTCCGTTGAATGAGCCAGCCACTGCACGTAGTCCGCATCAGTACCTGCGCGTAAACACGTGCGCACTCATCATCTCAGACGCCGCTGAGCGGTCAGCAGCTCTACGCACCCGAATACTCACAGTCCTGGGTGAAAAGCTTCCTGAAGTCCACGGTGATCACCACCCATTTGGTGAAGCCGGTCCTGTAGCCCCACAGGCTGACGTTCATGGAGCGGGAGCCGGGCTCGCTGTCCATGCTGACAAAGTGGAACGGGTCGCTGGTGAAGTTATACGCGTGCCAACACTGACCCTCGTCTGTGGAAAATCTTCAAGGAGAGAGCGATAAGACAATTTGAGCCCGATGGCGCtctgaaaacaaaccaacaacTGTCCCCTTTTCCCAGTTTAGCTGACTTGATCTGATTGACAGGGACGTTGGTGTGCTccacagccaccagcagccCTCCAGAATCCAGTATAGCGTAATGATGGGGGCCTTTGAGGGCCAACAGCCACGAGTAGCCGCCATCATCAGACACATACACGTCAGGGGAGAGAACCGATTCTGAGTCTCCAACACTTCCTGTAGACACGGACAAGAGTGGTGATAAATGACACCATGTCACCTGAGTGGTTGTTTGGTGTTTCTTTTACCATGAGCCAGAACCAGACCCACGGCGTTGGGCTGCGacagaggcaacatgggaacaTTCATCTTCATGGTGGTGCTGTAGGAGGCGTGGATGTGAAGTCTGCACTGTAGAGACGCAACAATTAAGCTGAAACAGTGTCACAGATTCTACAAAACCCAGCCAACCCTAACtacctaactaaccctaaccctcgtacATCTGCAACATGACTGTAATGTCTcaaggtgtgtgtttctcactCTCTTGGGCCTGTTGGTGGAGGTCTCAGAGTCACACTGGCTGCTCTGTGGAGAGCGCAGCACCTGCCATTTAGCGCCCTGGTCGAACGTGACCACGGTCTCTACGACACCATCTGCAAAGCCGATAAAAATACAAACTGTAAACTTTCACCTTTAGAAGACAATGAGACAGTGTCACTGGGGACATTTTGCCTCGTTTTTACATGTGCTCTGGCGTAACTTGCTGTTTTCTGCTGCCCCACTGTGTGAGTGTGGAATCAGTGTGTTAACTCACCCTCCGTGAGCACGCTGGTCATGTAGACGCCCCGGAGCGACGTGATGGCGGTGAAGTCCGTTTCGCTCCCTGTTGTGGTGTAAAGGTGCCGTTCCAAAGACTTGGAGAAGACGGCTCCCCTGTCGTCTGACACGTAAATGGTTCCGACCCCTGAGTCTGCTCACATAAGCACCAGACAAAAAGATCGTCAAGCATCAGTATTACTGCTAGCTACCAACACCCTCAGTCATTCCCACCTCCGGGGTCGTCCACGTGCATGAAAATCATGTCCCGGGTGGCTGCCAGGATGGAGTAGAACTGTTCGTGGTTGACTGAGGGAAGCTGAGCGATGTTCCACACCTGCCCTCCATCCACAGATACATGGATCATACGCTCAGtaccctaacacacacacacacacatgaaaaaaaGCAACGCAAAGCTGCAACACCAACACATTTTACACACGTACC
It contains:
- the LOC130524253 gene encoding sortilin-like, which codes for MTLASRMILSLGLLSSALGSALQREEKDARRLQTEFGNDEGPRTSEGSLLSKGSPGLNEKTCTAPPGLEATLREDTHSFMFKVKTMSSLSLAWVGDASGVLLVLTTFQVPLFMVHFAQSNLYRSKDHGKTFQDVTHLINHTFIHTDFGIAISPDHSGKVMLTGDVSETRGFRLFRSRDFGLTFDPVDLPFEPLIQMLYNPGDCNIILTLSVMLDLWLSEDFGATWRKIHDSVCLVRWGQKNSIYFTTNHNRSCNDRGSLELRKTADYGRSFQTIATRVYSFVLGGRFVFASIMTGTGTERMIHVSVDGGQVWNIAQLPSVNHEQFYSILAATRDMIFMHVDDPGDSGVGTIYVSDDRGAVFSKSLERHLYTTTGSETDFTAITSLRGVYMTSVLTEDGVVETVVTFDQGAKWQVLRSPQSSQCDSETSTNRPKRCRLHIHASYSTTMKMNVPMLPLSQPNAVGLVLAHGSVGDSESVLSPDVYVSDDGGYSWLLALKGPHHYAILDSGGLLVAVEHTNVPVNQIKFSTDEGQCWHAYNFTSDPFHFVSMDSEPGSRSMNVSLWGYRTGFTKWVVITVDFRKLFTQDCTDADYVQWLAHSTESTGPGDGCVLGYKETFLRLRKGSVCWNGRDYSVTKKLSPCPCTLDDYHCDFGYYRPENSSECVEQEEMKRRPLEFCLNGTVEQLRTSGYRKIPGDQCEGGFQPERKETALSRICISDFLRTDSLTPHHQSSPNTAVIVTVVIAILLMSAVMGVWLVKKYVCGGRFLVHRYSVMREHVEANKIEGVDDVDSHSTETEKAHYNEDSDQDLLE